From Vitis vinifera cultivar Pinot Noir 40024 chromosome 3, ASM3070453v1, the proteins below share one genomic window:
- the LOC100243369 gene encoding annexin D3: MWIWVGRGVDEQVIVWILGHRNAIQRKQIKDTYQQLYKESIIHRLQSKLSSGLKTAMILWMNEAPERDAILANKALKRKRKKINQLQVLVEIACASSPDHLMAVRQAYCSLYECSLEEDITSNISTSLQKLLVGLVSSYRHDRELVDFNLAKSEADKIHEAIEKNQLDHDDVVWILTTRNFFQLRATFVCYKQSYEVAIDQAINSSGNGDLGSILRGVILCIVSPEKHFAEVIKASTVGYWTKDEDSLTRAIVTRAEIDMTKIKGEYFKMNNTNLDDVVRRDTSGVYKSFLMALIGAKI; the protein is encoded by the exons ATGTGGATATGGGTAGGGAGAGGAGTGGATGAACAAGTGATAGTATGGATATTGGGACACAGGAATGCAATCCAAAGGAAGCAGATCAAAGACACTTACCAACAGCTTTATAAAGAGTCCATCATCCATCGTCTTCAATCTAAACTATCTAGTGGGCTCAAG ACAGCAATGATCTTGTGGATGAATGAAGCCCCCGAAAGGGATGCGATATTGGCAAACAAGGCCTTgaaaaggaagaggaagaaaataaatcagTTGCAGGTATTGGTAGAGATAGCATGTGCATCATCCCCGGACCATCTAATGGCAGTGAGGCAGGCCTACTGCTCTTTATACGAATGCTCTCTGGAAGAAGACATCACATCCAACATCTCAACTTCTCTCCAAAAG CTTCTAGTGGGTCTAGTGAGCTCGTACAGGCATGATAGAGAATTGGTGGACTTTAATCTTGCAAAATCTGAGGCAGATAAGATACATGAAGCCATTGAAAAGAATCAATTAGATCATGATGATGTTGTGTGGATATTGACAACAAGGAATTTCTTTCAACTTAGAGCAACTTTTGTGTGCTACAAGCAAAGTTACGAAGTTGCTATTGATCAG GCCATTAATAGCAGTGGAAATGGTGATTTGGGCTCTATATTGCGAGGAGTAATTTTGTGCATTGTTTCCCCAGAGAAACATTTTGCTGAG GTCATTAAAGCCTCCACTGTTGGGTACTGGACTAAAGATGAAGATTCATTGACAAGAGCAATTGTGACTCGGGCTGAAATTGATATGACGAAGATCAAAGGAGAGTACTTCAAAATGAACAACACCAATCTCGATGATGTAGTTAGACGTGATACATCAGGGGTTTACAAAAGCTTCTTGATGGCCTTAATTGGAGCAAAAATTTGA